CCCGTTGTACTCTTAATTTCTCATCCCCGATTTCTCTCGCCCGTAAGCCTTCAGAACAAAGTGTTGAGGAAAACCGAATTATGCTTGAAAATTCGCTGAATCATATAACCCAAGCCAGTGATGAGGCCTAAAAAAGCTTTAAATATAATCATTTCCGACCCTCATATACCTTAATTTTAAGCATCTATACGTGTTTGAATTTGACTATGGGTTGTGGTATAGTTCGCCCAGTTACGAATCCCTTTAAATCTATAGGTTTTTATAAGGTTCATCATGAGATTGGGCAAGTTCTCATTGGCATGAATATTGAATTAATTCTTGTAACTGGTTAGGGGGTTTCCGAGTAGGAATCGTTATGGTTTGTAAGTGGTTCAGACCATAAAGGTATGTTGTCCACCAGCCCGGATCTTTTTTGAACATACGAGGAAAACAAATATGAAAAAGGTTGAGGCAATCATTAAGCCGTTTAAATTGGATGAAGTAAAAGATAAATTGAATGAGATTGGGGTTAAAGGAATAACTGTAAGCGAAGTAAAAGGTTTTGGTAGGCAAAAAGGTCATACAGAACTTTATCGTGGTGCGGAGTATGTGGTAGATTTTCTTCCTAAAATCAAGATGGAGATCATTATTAGCGATACCCAGGTGGAAGATGTGATCAATACCATCATGCAGGCAGCTCAAACTGGAAGAATTGGTGATGGGAAAATATTTGTAACAGATCTTCAGGATATTGTACGTATTCGTACGGGAGAACGTGGAGAAGAGGCTATTTGATTTTATTTTTTGTTAGTATAAAGACTTGTTGTTTACATGCCTTGGTCTGATTTCCATATGTTTCTATTTTTGTTATGACACTCTGGGATTTAAAGCGCAGCCGGTTAACTAGCCCCTGATATTTTACGTTTTAATTTTTTTGAATATAATTCTTAACTATTTTATGCAGGAGATACATTAATGACTCCAAAAGAGGCAGTAGATTTCGCAAAAAAGAATAATGCTAAAATTGTAGATGTTAAATTCATGGATCTTCTTGGGTCTTGGCAGCATTTTTCTGTTCCTATGAGTGAATTGGAAGAAAGTTTATTTGAAGAAGGATTGGGTTTTGATGGCTCCAGCATTCGTGGCTGGCAAGCTATTAATAATA
This window of the Nitrospinota bacterium genome carries:
- a CDS encoding P-II family nitrogen regulator: MKKVEAIIKPFKLDEVKDKLNEIGVKGITVSEVKGFGRQKGHTELYRGAEYVVDFLPKIKMEIIISDTQVEDVINTIMQAAQTGRIGDGKIFVTDLQDIVRIRTGERGEEAI